In a single window of the uncultured Dysgonomonas sp. genome:
- the murG gene encoding undecaprenyldiphospho-muramoylpentapeptide beta-N-acetylglucosaminyltransferase, which translates to MKQLKVIISGGGTGGHIFPAIAIANTIKGRYPDAEILFVGATGRMEMEKVPAAGYEIIGLEISGLNRKNIFKNISTVLKFQKSLIKAKRILKDFRPDVVIGVGGYASGPVLYKANALKIPTLIQEQNSYAGVTNKFLSKKASVVCVAYEGMERFFPKSKIVMTGNPCRQELLSATITKQEANKEFNLDPNKKTILLIGGSLGSRMMNKSILSGIDELAKSDVQLLWQCGKLYSFEMNMDLSSKGSPENIHIHEFISRMDLAYKAADLVISRAGASSISELSLLGKPVILVPSPNVSEDHQTKNAMALVNKNAAILIRDDEAIEKLVPVALDVIQDKEKLSILSENILKMAQPDSANRIVDEVIKLVKENE; encoded by the coding sequence ATGAAACAGCTAAAAGTAATAATAAGCGGTGGGGGCACAGGAGGGCATATATTCCCTGCTATAGCTATTGCCAACACGATAAAAGGGCGTTATCCTGATGCTGAAATCCTCTTTGTAGGAGCTACCGGTCGTATGGAAATGGAGAAAGTTCCTGCAGCCGGATATGAAATTATCGGTCTGGAAATATCTGGTCTTAACAGGAAAAATATCTTTAAGAATATATCTACCGTATTGAAATTCCAGAAGAGCTTAATAAAAGCGAAACGGATACTCAAGGATTTCCGGCCCGATGTCGTAATAGGTGTGGGAGGCTATGCGAGTGGTCCCGTGCTATACAAAGCGAATGCGTTGAAAATACCGACGCTTATTCAGGAACAGAATTCCTATGCCGGGGTTACAAATAAATTCTTGTCAAAGAAGGCTTCTGTAGTATGTGTTGCATACGAAGGGATGGAACGTTTCTTCCCTAAAAGCAAAATAGTAATGACTGGCAATCCATGCCGTCAGGAGTTACTATCTGCTACTATTACCAAGCAAGAAGCAAATAAGGAATTTAACCTCGATCCGAACAAAAAAACAATCCTGCTCATAGGAGGAAGCTTAGGTTCGAGGATGATGAATAAAAGTATTCTGTCGGGAATTGATGAACTGGCTAAGTCTGATGTACAATTGCTTTGGCAATGCGGAAAACTCTATTCGTTCGAAATGAATATGGATTTATCCAGTAAAGGTAGTCCTGAAAATATACATATCCATGAATTTATATCGCGGATGGATTTGGCCTATAAAGCAGCTGATCTGGTTATTTCCCGTGCGGGGGCAAGCTCTATCTCCGAACTTAGCCTGCTCGGAAAGCCTGTGATATTAGTACCTTCGCCGAATGTATCGGAAGATCATCAGACAAAGAATGCGATGGCGCTGGTAAACAAAAATGCAGCTATTCTGATCAGGGATGATGAAGCAATCGAAAAACTTGTACCTGTGGCATTAGACGTAATACAGGATAAAGAAAAACTTAGCATTTTATCAGAGAATATTCTGAAAATGGCACAACCCGATTCTGCCAACCGTATTGTGGATGAGGTTATTAAATTGGTAAAGGAAAATGAATAA